In a genomic window of Brucella anthropi ATCC 49188:
- a CDS encoding RHS repeat-associated core domain-containing protein, with translation MTSLASQFYTRATNFASALSGNVDPRMGQYTINLAIGTLNANDLLGPSIPLGLSYSPQNTGNMGFGIGFSIGLSSYDTQQTLLSLSSGEQYYTDTNLILKQNRLQAVSLQNDGKNYKVLYKNGTVELLDGPGTANAVKVTRKIFSPEGRYVSLSWNYSQNPPRLQSIQDEAGTSLLSIKYPDASSLQTVLSVRPGTTEGYNVTLSFDNGYLLNASCDALGGSDKTLEWAIDYTGFGSKWPGQWAYKLTSPGGLIETATYSSGHRFPTNATSMQNLRLPYVTQFTRQPGGGAQQPDLTLTYDYDPDSTGNNFLGFGAPNVFSWDASQDTLLNCANEYTYQSAETFTDADQVKATITRTYNRFHQMISQVTKKKDCSVTKSTTYNTTANTPVTGQPANYQFPTASTTTWSRTTTENGKIVTQSRQETASFTYDDFGNMVTQSSTKQDAAQNSVSLGQITYAYYEPSGEDQDDKNGLGCPADPNPFNITSNIPRFIKTQTTTPATTSYSDVQNHVVQYRYEKYNFPAQATTAGLDSYAVLKAEERHFSGNQLLAKIEYTYDSTSSEFGRLLQTVETHYPQGEASDSYVTTAVMKTTPSDPTITRTTTVTTHDGIGTSQKQTASRFTGRVTEIVNALGVVSQASYDKLGRVVAATTAVGTDYENTRSFDYVIGNSTAPYTITATDAFGNKGQTVMDGLGGFLTGQVMLKGGSDWQVMQTRSYDDAGRLTSTTSKDFDLLTSTTFYGQITTSTNYDDWGNSDCTTALNIQHFASMDPIALTKAKYSVYEDSLYEDTTNDDKKTSKTVSTQDVSLYATHTALYPSDAASGASAYSTVTQKYDGWNRLRSSTDELGRTTTYDYDAFDRVIKTTLPQADGETSATVVTRAYSPDSPAQILIDICVNGVSMGKRVVDGLGRCTSQTSGGRSFTAAYDSDCGSLTAPASVTSPYGVTVDYIYQAELGGKLASKKIASSSVTGNTGPGADSKTLTYQKWTGALETATSTNAQGSSSISNTFEATGRLQSETFSQGGSAATAYAYTTAGKTKSYTDVTGVTWSIKNCDHYGRPTQVADTDVQLDLSYDVLGRLNCWKATDLSTGNKPTLTTTLAWDTLDREDTRTVTSSSSGNSWSLTSTYNVNHQLAGKTLKRNGNSVRVETYTYDARNRLTEYDCSGTEPAQDSKGLAIQKQTFTYDPYDNITQLSTTYQDKSYDQMLCAYDATDPCQLKTVTHIQTSSFGVTTMPVVTTLIYDEAGCLVNDGEGRIFTYDIGINCGALLSVTKAGQTSNLAHDPLGRLIDEDGTKLFYRGSTLVNQIQDANNVRFVAGPGGNLAQVRTGSNAGVWLSGADASGSILSVDSSNTSHPLTYGPHGEQSTDADDTSLLGYNGERKSVLLDGYHLGNGYRLYSPILRRFTAPDSLSPFGQGGINPYAYCAGDPINNTDPTGHIRVFKAIRKDVRRVERDVVDVEDKVLGPVAPVLNDAVRVGVQAAEVADGDEEPLVKDAEKAGDRALKDGAEDAAKDVDSDEPPAKKSRPDEPSGGAPSGSGSGDAPSGSGGGDAPSGSGGGDAPGGSGGGDAPGGSGGGDAPGGSGSDHVPEKNINQLHNERRKLLNQYSVANNDVESLSRELNYRANNLRPRFRDGMSREQIHDFHERSIFNYNDTQSRLTNRRNLLNRTTNSLIENTNQINSLKTDKFCLPPLPWEL, from the coding sequence ATGACCAGTCTAGCATCTCAGTTTTACACGAGGGCGACGAATTTTGCTTCGGCGCTTTCGGGTAACGTCGACCCGCGCATGGGGCAGTATACGATCAACCTGGCGATCGGCACATTGAACGCCAATGACTTGCTAGGTCCCAGTATTCCCCTAGGGCTGAGTTACTCGCCTCAGAATACGGGCAATATGGGTTTCGGCATTGGATTTTCGATTGGCCTGTCCAGTTATGACACGCAGCAGACACTGTTGTCGTTATCGAGTGGAGAACAATATTATACGGATACGAATCTTATTCTGAAGCAAAACAGGCTTCAGGCAGTTTCGCTTCAGAATGACGGCAAAAACTACAAAGTCCTTTACAAGAACGGCACGGTTGAGCTTCTTGACGGGCCGGGCACTGCCAATGCCGTCAAGGTGACGCGAAAGATATTCTCCCCTGAAGGCCGTTATGTCTCCCTGAGCTGGAATTACAGCCAGAACCCGCCGCGCTTGCAATCTATTCAGGATGAAGCAGGAACATCTCTGCTTTCGATCAAGTATCCTGATGCCAGCAGTCTCCAGACGGTCCTTTCTGTACGGCCGGGAACAACAGAAGGATACAATGTCACTCTATCATTTGATAATGGCTATTTGCTCAATGCGAGTTGTGACGCACTGGGTGGGTCAGACAAGACCTTGGAGTGGGCAATAGATTATACCGGCTTCGGCTCCAAGTGGCCTGGCCAATGGGCATACAAGCTGACAAGCCCCGGCGGTCTGATTGAAACAGCCACTTATAGCTCAGGTCACCGCTTTCCCACGAATGCAACCTCTATGCAAAATTTGAGGCTGCCTTATGTCACTCAGTTCACGCGCCAGCCAGGTGGAGGGGCTCAACAGCCCGATTTGACGCTTACCTATGATTATGATCCCGACAGCACCGGCAACAATTTCCTTGGTTTTGGTGCGCCGAATGTCTTTTCCTGGGACGCATCACAGGACACGCTTTTAAACTGTGCGAACGAGTACACGTATCAATCAGCAGAAACATTCACTGATGCCGATCAGGTGAAAGCGACTATTACGCGAACCTATAACCGCTTTCACCAAATGATTTCACAGGTGACGAAGAAAAAAGACTGCTCGGTCACCAAATCCACGACGTATAACACAACCGCGAATACTCCAGTGACTGGCCAGCCCGCCAATTACCAGTTCCCTACGGCAAGCACGACGACCTGGAGCCGCACCACAACAGAAAACGGCAAAATTGTAACCCAGTCGCGCCAGGAAACGGCCAGTTTCACCTATGACGATTTCGGCAACATGGTGACACAAAGTTCCACCAAGCAGGATGCGGCCCAAAACTCTGTTTCGTTGGGACAGATCACTTACGCTTATTACGAGCCGTCTGGCGAAGATCAAGATGACAAAAATGGCCTCGGCTGCCCGGCCGATCCCAATCCCTTCAATATCACAAGCAACATTCCCCGTTTCATCAAAACACAAACCACCACGCCGGCGACCACATCTTACAGCGATGTTCAGAACCACGTGGTGCAATATCGTTATGAGAAGTATAATTTTCCCGCCCAGGCGACAACAGCCGGCCTCGACAGCTATGCCGTCCTCAAGGCTGAAGAACGGCATTTCAGCGGCAATCAGCTTCTGGCAAAAATAGAATATACGTATGACAGCACCAGCAGCGAATTCGGACGGCTTTTGCAGACAGTTGAGACCCATTATCCGCAAGGAGAGGCTTCCGATAGTTATGTGACCACTGCGGTTATGAAAACGACGCCCTCTGACCCTACAATCACGCGCACCACAACCGTCACGACACACGACGGCATCGGCACCAGTCAGAAGCAAACGGCTTCACGGTTTACAGGTCGTGTTACGGAAATCGTCAACGCCCTCGGCGTTGTCTCGCAGGCAAGTTATGACAAGCTTGGCCGCGTTGTAGCTGCTACAACAGCCGTTGGAACGGATTACGAAAATACCCGTTCGTTCGACTATGTGATCGGCAATAGTACTGCCCCGTATACAATCACGGCGACCGATGCATTCGGCAATAAAGGCCAGACCGTAATGGATGGGCTGGGTGGCTTCCTTACCGGGCAGGTAATGCTGAAGGGCGGTTCGGACTGGCAAGTCATGCAAACGCGCAGTTATGATGATGCCGGTCGCCTGACGAGCACAACCAGCAAGGATTTTGATCTGCTTACCAGCACCACCTTCTATGGCCAGATTACAACAAGCACGAATTATGATGACTGGGGCAATTCCGATTGCACGACTGCGTTGAATATCCAGCATTTTGCCTCAATGGATCCCATTGCACTGACAAAAGCCAAGTATAGTGTGTATGAAGATAGTTTGTATGAAGATACTACGAACGACGACAAGAAAACCAGCAAAACAGTTTCGACGCAGGATGTCTCCCTATACGCTACCCACACCGCACTTTATCCATCCGATGCTGCAAGTGGTGCATCAGCCTATAGCACCGTGACCCAGAAATATGACGGATGGAACCGGTTGCGCTCAAGCACGGACGAGCTCGGTCGGACAACCACCTACGATTACGACGCTTTTGATCGGGTCATCAAAACGACATTACCGCAGGCGGATGGAGAGACGAGCGCGACTGTGGTGACGCGCGCATACAGTCCGGACTCTCCAGCGCAAATTCTGATTGATATCTGTGTGAATGGCGTTTCGATGGGCAAGCGTGTTGTGGACGGGTTAGGGCGTTGTACCAGCCAGACCTCAGGCGGCCGCAGCTTTACAGCAGCCTACGATAGTGATTGCGGCAGCCTGACTGCGCCAGCCTCTGTCACCTCGCCTTATGGCGTAACCGTAGACTATATCTACCAAGCGGAATTGGGTGGCAAGCTTGCCAGCAAAAAGATCGCGTCCAGTTCAGTAACAGGTAACACCGGTCCGGGCGCAGACAGCAAAACCCTGACCTACCAAAAATGGACCGGAGCACTGGAAACCGCCACGAGTACGAACGCGCAAGGCAGCTCCAGTATTTCCAACACATTTGAGGCAACGGGCCGCCTTCAAAGTGAAACTTTCTCTCAGGGTGGTTCTGCTGCTACCGCATACGCCTACACCACAGCAGGAAAGACAAAAAGCTATACCGATGTGACCGGCGTTACATGGAGTATCAAGAATTGTGACCACTATGGCCGCCCGACACAAGTGGCTGACACGGATGTCCAGCTTGACCTGTCTTATGATGTGCTGGGCCGCCTCAATTGCTGGAAAGCGACCGATCTTTCCACCGGCAATAAACCAACCCTGACCACAACGCTCGCTTGGGACACGCTTGATCGTGAAGACACCCGGACGGTCACCAGCAGCTCATCTGGAAATAGCTGGTCCCTTACGTCCACCTATAATGTCAACCATCAGCTTGCCGGCAAAACATTGAAGCGCAATGGCAACTCAGTTCGCGTTGAAACCTACACTTACGACGCGCGCAATCGTCTCACTGAGTATGACTGCAGCGGCACAGAGCCTGCCCAGGATTCCAAGGGACTGGCCATACAAAAACAGACGTTCACTTATGATCCATACGACAACATCACGCAACTTTCCACGACCTATCAGGACAAGTCGTACGATCAAATGCTTTGCGCCTACGACGCTACCGATCCGTGTCAACTGAAAACCGTCACCCATATACAGACGAGTTCTTTCGGCGTGACCACAATGCCCGTTGTCACCACGCTCATCTATGATGAAGCCGGGTGTCTTGTGAACGATGGCGAGGGGCGTATATTTACTTACGATATCGGCATCAATTGCGGCGCGCTCCTGTCTGTCACGAAAGCAGGCCAGACATCGAACCTGGCCCATGACCCCCTGGGCCGCCTCATCGATGAAGATGGAACCAAACTGTTCTATCGGGGCTCCACGCTCGTCAATCAAATCCAGGATGCCAACAACGTGCGTTTCGTTGCCGGGCCGGGCGGCAATCTTGCTCAGGTGCGCACGGGCAGCAATGCAGGTGTTTGGCTTTCAGGTGCTGATGCCAGCGGATCCATCCTCAGCGTTGACAGCAGCAATACGTCCCACCCCCTGACCTATGGTCCGCATGGGGAGCAATCGACTGATGCCGACGATACCAGCCTGCTTGGTTACAATGGCGAACGCAAATCTGTGCTCCTCGACGGCTATCATCTGGGCAATGGATATCGGCTCTACAGCCCCATATTGCGCCGCTTCACAGCTCCCGACAGTCTTAGTCCTTTCGGTCAAGGCGGCATCAATCCCTATGCCTATTGTGCGGGCGATCCAATCAACAACACCGATCCAACCGGGCATATCCGTGTATTTAAAGCGATAAGGAAAGATGTAAGAAGAGTTGAAAGAGATGTAGTGGATGTCGAGGATAAAGTATTAGGGCCCGTGGCGCCGGTGTTGAATGACGCAGTTAGAGTTGGCGTTCAAGCAGCTGAGGTGGCAGATGGCGATGAGGAACCGCTGGTAAAAGATGCCGAGAAAGCCGGTGACAGGGCTCTGAAGGATGGCGCGGAAGATGCCGCAAAAGACGTCGACAGCGATGAACCGCCTGCTAAAAAATCCAGACCCGACGAGCCAAGTGGCGGTGCCCCGAGTGGCAGTGGCAGCGGTGACGCTCCAAGCGGCAGTGGCGGCGGTGATGCCCCGAGTGGCAGTGGCGGTGGCGATGCTCCCGGTGGCAGTGGCGGTGGCGATGCCCCGGGTGGCAGTGGCGGTGGCGATGCCCCGGGTGGCAGTGGCAGCGATCATGTGCCTGAAAAGAATATAAATCAATTGCACAATGAACGCCGCAAACTTCTGAATCAGTATTCTGTTGCCAACAATGATGTAGAGTCTCTGTCTAGAGAACTAAACTATCGCGCCAATAATTTACGTCCCAGATTTAGGGATGGTATGTCGCGGGAGCAAATTCATGATTTTCATGAAAGGTCCATATTTAACTATAACGATACTCAATCTCGCCTAACAAATAGGAGAAATCTATTAAATAGAACCACCAATAGCTTAATTGAAAATACTAACCAGATCAATAGTCTCAAAACTGACAAATTTTGCTTACCTCCCTTGCCATGGGAACTGTAA
- a CDS encoding urea carboxylase-associated family protein — MKINSIAPRPADAAARMAVKPVICYPVDTLPRPDLDAYRALRDKLVLVERITVQPRDAECWSVPAGHFCRIVCSEGPQVGDLNLFNADDLNEKFYSGKTRALNGTHVGLGDQLFSSFPYLRPMATITHDSLDWYGFDEFGGAVHDVIGTRCDPYTNNLLSHGGQYHHCCHSNLTRAFAKQTGKPLHEAETYIHDVLNVFMCTGFTRDTGQYFMKASPVRPGDYLEFFAEINLLGCLSACPGGDCSAEHSSDTAACYPMVVEIYKPERLPEGWAAPALNGYDRTHGF, encoded by the coding sequence ATGAAGATAAATTCGATCGCGCCGCGGCCTGCCGATGCCGCTGCTCGCATGGCCGTCAAACCAGTGATCTGTTATCCGGTCGATACGCTGCCACGACCTGATCTCGATGCCTATCGCGCCCTTCGCGACAAACTTGTTCTTGTCGAGCGCATCACCGTGCAGCCGAGGGATGCAGAGTGCTGGTCCGTTCCGGCCGGGCATTTCTGCCGTATCGTATGCAGCGAGGGACCGCAGGTCGGTGATCTCAACCTGTTCAATGCGGACGACCTCAACGAGAAATTCTATAGCGGCAAGACGCGCGCGCTCAACGGAACCCATGTGGGGCTGGGAGACCAGCTGTTCTCCAGTTTTCCTTACTTGCGTCCGATGGCCACCATCACTCACGACAGTCTGGACTGGTATGGTTTCGACGAATTTGGCGGTGCGGTGCATGACGTGATCGGCACGCGCTGCGATCCTTATACCAATAATCTTCTGAGTCATGGCGGGCAGTACCATCACTGCTGCCATTCCAACCTTACGCGCGCTTTTGCGAAGCAGACGGGCAAGCCGCTGCACGAGGCCGAAACCTATATTCACGACGTGCTCAATGTGTTCATGTGCACGGGCTTCACCCGGGATACTGGGCAATATTTCATGAAGGCAAGCCCTGTGCGACCGGGCGACTATCTGGAATTCTTTGCCGAGATCAATCTTCTTGGCTGTCTGTCAGCCTGTCCCGGGGGAGACTGTTCGGCGGAACATTCTTCCGATACTGCCGCCTGCTATCCGATGGTGGTAGAGATTTACAAGCCAGAACGTCTGCCGGAAGGCTGGGCGGCGCCCGCTCTCAACGGATATGATCGCACACACGGTTTCTGA
- a CDS encoding ectoine synthase has protein sequence MIVVTSDEIAGTARDASGPGWESRRMIVRDDGMGHSVHETRVKEGAELHLHYKNHFETNYCFSGEGEVEHKLSGEVFPIRPGTIYALNENDPHILRATKGDLVLVCVFTPPLAGNEVHREDGSYAPAD, from the coding sequence ATGATTGTCGTGACATCCGATGAAATCGCAGGCACCGCACGCGATGCTTCCGGACCCGGTTGGGAAAGCCGCCGCATGATCGTGCGTGACGACGGCATGGGCCATTCGGTCCACGAGACCCGCGTCAAGGAAGGCGCTGAACTGCACCTGCACTACAAGAACCACTTCGAAACCAATTATTGTTTTTCCGGTGAAGGCGAAGTCGAACACAAGCTGAGCGGCGAAGTGTTTCCGATCCGCCCCGGCACCATCTATGCGCTGAACGAAAACGACCCGCATATTCTGCGCGCCACCAAGGGCGACCTCGTGCTGGTCTGCGTTTTCACGCCACCGCTGGCTGGCAATGAAGTGCACCGCGAAGATGGCAGTTACGCTCCCGCCGACTGA
- a CDS encoding amidase, producing MKHDPQDKSGLGSAMACNRVEKLDLALSDYAARDWDAREIFLNRRFEAARTELGHWQALSETNRELPPLAGLTMTVKACFDTEGWVTSCGSKALQEAAPASASAALVRRLRMGGATLLAQTNMTEFAYGALGVNTHFGTPRTPLDPAGEAIAGGSSSGAAVAVARGYSDFAICSDTSGSARIPAAFCGVVGFKPSRGRYETDGMHWLSTSFDVPGIISTSVAHCRLIDDVATGIPARKPRRSKQIRLAVPRLLSETALDNTVEDLFGACRSALEAAGIVVQDIELPSLIESARIAVDGGMIGAEAYALHRERLAVDFDSYDPLVGTRIQKGRENPAYLYVNALNALAACREQFDAEIEGFDGFILPTVPMLPPALATLADEETYLALNRRAFSLTEFANRLDLPSISLPIGKHPAGLMLTGLRGEDETLLAIAEVLEPLAAKF from the coding sequence ATGAAACACGATCCGCAAGACAAATCCGGATTGGGATCTGCCATGGCTTGCAACCGGGTTGAAAAGCTCGACCTGGCGCTGTCCGACTACGCGGCGCGGGACTGGGATGCGCGAGAGATTTTTCTCAACCGGCGGTTCGAGGCGGCCCGCACCGAGCTCGGCCATTGGCAAGCGCTCAGTGAAACCAATCGTGAACTCCCGCCGCTTGCAGGACTGACGATGACGGTCAAGGCCTGCTTCGACACAGAAGGCTGGGTGACAAGCTGTGGTTCGAAAGCGTTACAAGAGGCGGCTCCTGCAAGTGCAAGCGCCGCTCTGGTGCGCAGGCTTCGCATGGGTGGCGCAACACTGCTCGCGCAGACAAACATGACCGAATTCGCTTATGGCGCGCTGGGGGTCAACACACATTTCGGCACGCCACGCACACCGCTCGACCCTGCCGGAGAGGCAATCGCCGGCGGCTCTAGTTCTGGTGCAGCGGTGGCCGTCGCGCGCGGATATAGCGATTTCGCCATCTGCTCCGATACCAGCGGTTCAGCGCGCATTCCAGCGGCTTTCTGTGGCGTCGTGGGCTTCAAACCAAGCCGCGGACGCTACGAAACCGATGGAATGCACTGGTTGTCGACCAGCTTTGACGTGCCGGGGATCATCAGCACTTCCGTCGCCCATTGTCGCCTGATCGATGATGTTGCCACCGGCATCCCGGCAAGGAAACCGCGGCGCTCAAAGCAGATAAGACTGGCAGTTCCCCGCCTGCTTTCGGAAACCGCTCTCGACAATACCGTTGAAGATCTTTTCGGGGCTTGCCGGTCCGCTCTGGAAGCAGCAGGAATTGTCGTCCAGGATATCGAACTTCCAAGCTTGATCGAGAGTGCCAGGATTGCCGTCGATGGCGGGATGATCGGTGCCGAGGCTTACGCGCTTCATCGCGAGCGGCTCGCCGTCGATTTCGACAGTTACGATCCCTTGGTCGGAACGCGCATTCAAAAAGGTCGGGAAAATCCCGCCTATCTCTATGTGAATGCATTGAACGCCCTTGCTGCCTGCCGTGAGCAGTTCGACGCGGAAATCGAGGGTTTTGACGGTTTCATTCTGCCGACCGTTCCTATGCTGCCGCCCGCCTTGGCCACGCTTGCAGACGAGGAAACCTATCTGGCGCTCAACCGGCGTGCATTCTCGCTGACAGAATTCGCCAATCGTCTTGATCTGCCCAGCATATCGCTACCAATCGGGAAGCACCCTGCCGGTCTCATGCTGACCGGACTGCGCGGCGAGGACGAGACGCTACTGGCCATCGCAGAAGTACTCGAGCCGCTGGCCGCCAAGTTTTAA
- a CDS encoding GntR family transcriptional regulator yields the protein MNQPATLRDPAFIRVANAIRDDILKGRLLSGTSLIEAELINVYDVSRNTLREAMQLLRQQGLVSQEPNKSVRVKRLTETDIRDIFVVRRVVELGALRGRNSVPADWLERLNEVIRNESEATARADWTAVARQSLLFHQEIVSLHGSPIFDQMFSLLVTQLRLVFVTGNEQAFHEPWLKREAEICRLIAAGDCEAAADQLENYLADSEKMLTALVRN from the coding sequence ATGAACCAGCCTGCCACCCTTCGTGATCCCGCATTCATTCGCGTCGCCAATGCCATACGCGACGACATTCTCAAAGGCCGCCTGTTGAGCGGCACGAGCCTGATCGAGGCCGAACTGATCAATGTCTACGATGTATCGCGCAACACCCTGCGCGAAGCCATGCAGCTTCTGCGCCAGCAGGGACTGGTCTCGCAGGAGCCGAACAAGAGCGTCCGCGTGAAAAGGCTAACGGAAACGGACATTCGCGACATCTTCGTGGTGCGCCGGGTCGTCGAGCTCGGCGCACTCCGTGGGCGAAACTCGGTTCCCGCCGACTGGCTGGAAAGGCTCAACGAGGTGATCCGCAATGAAAGTGAAGCGACCGCCCGCGCGGACTGGACGGCGGTGGCCCGCCAGAGCCTTCTCTTTCACCAGGAAATCGTATCGCTGCATGGTAGTCCTATCTTCGATCAGATGTTCTCCCTGCTCGTGACCCAGCTGCGTCTGGTTTTCGTCACCGGCAACGAACAGGCTTTCCATGAACCTTGGTTGAAAAGAGAAGCCGAAATCTGCCGCCTCATCGCAGCGGGTGACTGCGAAGCCGCCGCCGATCAGCTTGAGAACTATCTGGCGGATTCAGAGAAAATGCTGACGGCATTGGTCCGGAACTGA
- a CDS encoding amino acid ABC transporter permease/ATP-binding protein: MNYDWHYALGLLADRDFWEASWVVIKLSLLSWLLAAIAGFGLALAKQSSWSVINGPARAYIWFFRSLPLLVLLIFIYSLPQVFPVLRTLLSNAFAAGLIALVISETAYMAEIHRGGLLAIHKGQIEAGRALGLSFLGIQRLIVVPQAIRVSLPAMSNELVTIVKLTSLVSVISLAEILLVGQRLYTQNFLVLETLTVVAFFYVLIVTLFDRGLSMLERRSDVIRRGQKARTLSPQEVAAKLSGTEAPVDRAQGKSQQADTIALEATELRKAYGSHEVLKGVSLTVKSGEVISIIGRSGSGKTTFIRLLNGLERLDAGEVKLHGSPFISAELTQSGKHVFREDVSLIRDVGMVFQSFNLFNHKTVLENMLLAPLYHKIGARADLERQAFHYLNKVGMAAHAEKYPHQLSGGQQQRVAIARALMMSPSIILFDEPTSALDPETVEEVLGAIRSLASEGVTMVIVTHEMNFAFEVSDRILFMDAGKVVCDDTPDKLKSGIYPQLKPFLKNMTV; this comes from the coding sequence TTGAACTACGATTGGCATTACGCGCTCGGTCTGCTTGCAGACCGGGATTTCTGGGAGGCGAGCTGGGTTGTGATCAAGCTCAGCCTGCTGAGTTGGCTTCTGGCGGCGATTGCGGGCTTCGGTCTGGCACTGGCAAAGCAATCATCATGGTCGGTGATCAACGGTCCCGCGCGGGCCTATATCTGGTTCTTCCGAAGCCTTCCGCTTCTGGTACTGCTGATTTTCATCTACAGCCTGCCGCAGGTCTTTCCGGTCCTTCGCACCCTCCTGTCGAATGCTTTCGCGGCTGGCCTGATCGCGCTTGTCATCAGTGAAACCGCTTATATGGCAGAAATCCATCGGGGTGGTTTGCTCGCCATTCATAAAGGCCAGATCGAGGCGGGGCGTGCGCTGGGTCTGAGCTTCCTCGGTATCCAGCGCCTGATCGTCGTTCCACAGGCAATCCGGGTTTCATTACCCGCAATGTCGAATGAACTCGTCACCATCGTCAAGCTTACCTCTTTGGTTTCCGTCATTTCGCTTGCCGAAATCCTGCTTGTCGGCCAGCGGCTCTATACGCAGAATTTTCTGGTGCTCGAGACGCTCACCGTCGTCGCCTTCTTCTACGTCCTCATCGTCACGCTGTTTGATCGCGGTCTTTCAATGCTGGAACGCCGCTCGGATGTGATACGGCGCGGTCAGAAGGCACGCACCTTGTCGCCACAGGAGGTTGCGGCAAAACTGTCCGGCACTGAAGCTCCCGTCGATCGCGCGCAAGGCAAATCCCAGCAAGCCGACACCATTGCCCTGGAAGCAACTGAACTTCGCAAGGCCTATGGTTCGCATGAAGTGTTGAAGGGCGTCAGCCTGACGGTGAAATCCGGTGAGGTCATCTCCATCATCGGTCGTTCGGGCTCGGGCAAGACGACCTTCATTCGCCTGCTCAACGGACTGGAACGTCTCGATGCCGGTGAAGTAAAACTGCACGGCTCGCCGTTCATCTCGGCCGAATTGACGCAATCGGGCAAGCATGTCTTCCGGGAAGACGTTTCCCTGATCCGCGATGTCGGCATGGTGTTCCAGAGCTTCAATCTTTTCAATCACAAGACTGTGCTTGAAAACATGCTCCTCGCGCCTCTGTACCACAAGATCGGTGCGCGAGCCGACCTTGAGCGGCAAGCCTTTCATTATCTGAACAAGGTGGGCATGGCCGCCCATGCGGAAAAATATCCGCACCAGCTTTCGGGCGGTCAGCAGCAGCGCGTTGCAATCGCTCGCGCCCTGATGATGTCGCCAAGCATCATTCTGTTCGATGAACCCACTTCGGCACTCGACCCGGAAACCGTCGAGGAAGTGCTGGGCGCTATCCGCTCGCTCGCAAGCGAAGGCGTGACGATGGTCATCGTAACCCACGAAATGAACTTCGCTTTCGAAGTCTCCGACAGAATTCTCTTTATGGACGCGGGCAAGGTCGTCTGCGACGATACGCCGGATAAACTCAAATCCGGTATCTATCCGCAGCTGAAACCTTTCCTGAAGAATATGACGGTCTGA